Proteins encoded together in one Streptomyces sp. B1I3 window:
- a CDS encoding aspartate dehydrogenase domain-containing protein — MSTVRKVGIVGWGAIGRVVGSALAQGRVQGAELECIVDNRPLGEAAPARQVSFEHALEACDLIVEAAGQGVVREWGERVLASGTDLLIASTGALTDEELAKRLLAAGPGRVYFTGGAVGGLDLLQAVRSLGPLDEVRLTTTKLPSTLEQPWMEEELLTRMRTATGPVEVMSGTAREVPVKFPKSTNVAASVALAVGDLDAVRVQVVADPAAHHTRHVIEASGAHGSYRFEVAHLPDPGNPATSQVVPYAVLRSLAALAGRTGQIL, encoded by the coding sequence CCGGGTCGTCGGCAGCGCACTCGCCCAGGGGCGGGTACAGGGCGCCGAGCTCGAGTGCATCGTCGACAACCGCCCGCTCGGCGAGGCCGCGCCGGCCCGGCAGGTCTCCTTCGAGCATGCCCTGGAGGCCTGCGACCTGATCGTGGAGGCCGCGGGCCAGGGCGTCGTACGGGAGTGGGGCGAGCGGGTGCTGGCCTCCGGCACCGACCTGCTGATCGCCTCCACCGGTGCGCTGACCGACGAGGAGCTCGCGAAGCGGCTGCTCGCGGCGGGCCCCGGCCGGGTGTACTTCACCGGCGGTGCGGTCGGCGGCCTCGACCTGCTCCAGGCCGTTCGCTCCCTCGGCCCGCTGGACGAGGTGCGGCTGACCACCACCAAGCTGCCTTCCACCCTCGAACAGCCGTGGATGGAAGAGGAGTTGCTGACCCGGATGCGGACGGCGACGGGGCCGGTCGAGGTCATGTCCGGCACCGCCCGCGAGGTCCCGGTCAAATTCCCCAAGTCGACGAACGTGGCCGCCTCGGTCGCGCTGGCCGTCGGCGACCTGGACGCTGTGCGGGTCCAGGTCGTCGCCGACCCGGCGGCGCACCACACCCGCCATGTGATCGAGGCCTCCGGCGCCCACGGCTCCTACCGGTTCGAGGTCGCCCACCTGCCCGACCCGGGCAACCCCGCCACCAGCCAGGTGGTTCCGTACGCCGTCCTGCGCAGCCTCGCCGCGCTCGCCGGCCGGACCGGGCAGATCCTGTGA
- a CDS encoding cupin domain-containing protein, whose amino-acid sequence MPLNTTAYDNGDDLSAYTDSLIATKESRVADFDTLSFQEKAGPQFRRGQIRYVGSGATGNHESDSRILPSGGFTFSNMLLPPGAEGPAHTHHDVEEAFFVLEGEVKVGIHRGPDEAEYRTLGYRDMIVVPAGVTRSLKNEGDTDALFCVVIGTQKPQVPTYPEYSPMHGVTRG is encoded by the coding sequence ATGCCTCTCAACACCACCGCGTACGACAACGGCGACGACCTGTCGGCGTACACCGACTCCCTCATCGCCACCAAGGAGTCCCGGGTCGCCGACTTCGACACCCTCTCCTTCCAGGAGAAGGCCGGCCCGCAGTTCCGCCGCGGCCAGATCCGCTACGTCGGCTCCGGCGCGACCGGGAACCACGAGAGCGACAGCCGCATCCTCCCGTCCGGCGGATTCACCTTCTCCAACATGCTGCTGCCCCCCGGCGCCGAGGGCCCGGCCCACACCCACCACGACGTGGAGGAGGCCTTCTTCGTCCTGGAGGGCGAGGTCAAGGTCGGTATCCACCGAGGTCCCGACGAGGCCGAGTACCGCACCCTCGGCTACCGGGACATGATCGTCGTCCCGGCCGGTGTGACCCGCTCCCTCAAGAACGAGGGCGACACCGACGCCCTGTTCTGCGTCGTCATCGGCACGCAGAAGCCGCAGGTGCCGACCTACCCCGAGTACTCACCGATGCACGGCGTCACCCGTGGCTGA
- a CDS encoding alpha/beta fold hydrolase has protein sequence MSARTEAGPALHVEEAGDRGPLLLCLHGIGSSSAAFAPQLAELSSYVRVVAWDAPGYAQSADPETPYGLDDFADAAARVIRERAGTAHVLGVSWGGVIALRLAARHPELVASLVVADSSAGSGTDPAKAQGMRARAAELAALGPRAFAEARGPRLVSPGAPDALVRRVVDTMASSVRLPGYAYAAESMAAADLRAELPSIAAPTLVLCGEQDTVTGIEASQAIAGAVHKTAYVIVKDAGHLANQEQPGHFNAWVLSHLRITASIPE, from the coding sequence GTGAGCGCCCGCACCGAAGCCGGGCCGGCCCTCCACGTCGAGGAGGCCGGCGACCGGGGCCCCCTGCTGCTGTGCCTGCACGGGATCGGCTCGTCCTCGGCCGCGTTCGCCCCGCAGCTCGCCGAACTCTCCTCGTACGTACGGGTCGTGGCCTGGGACGCCCCCGGATACGCGCAGTCCGCCGACCCGGAGACCCCCTACGGCCTCGACGACTTCGCGGACGCGGCCGCCCGGGTCATCCGCGAGCGCGCCGGCACCGCCCACGTGCTCGGAGTCTCCTGGGGCGGAGTGATCGCCCTGCGGCTCGCCGCCCGTCACCCGGAGCTCGTCGCCTCGCTCGTCGTCGCCGACTCCAGCGCCGGCTCGGGCACGGACCCGGCCAAGGCGCAGGGCATGCGGGCCCGGGCCGCCGAGCTCGCCGCGCTCGGCCCGCGCGCCTTCGCCGAGGCCCGCGGCCCGCGCCTGGTGTCGCCCGGCGCGCCGGACGCACTGGTGCGCCGGGTCGTGGACACCATGGCGTCCTCGGTGCGGCTGCCGGGCTACGCGTACGCCGCCGAGTCCATGGCCGCCGCCGACCTGCGCGCGGAACTCCCCTCGATCGCCGCACCCACCCTCGTCCTGTGCGGCGAGCAGGACACGGTCACCGGCATCGAGGCGAGCCAGGCCATCGCCGGGGCCGTCCACAAGACCGCCTACGTGATCGTCAAGGACGCCGGTCACCTGGCCAACCAGGAGCAGCCCGGGCACTTCAACGCCTGGGTCCTCTCCCACCTCCGCATCACCGCCTCCATCCCCGAGTAG